One genomic window of Quercus lobata isolate SW786 chromosome 9, ValleyOak3.0 Primary Assembly, whole genome shotgun sequence includes the following:
- the LOC115959755 gene encoding LOW QUALITY PROTEIN: glutamate synthase [NADH], amyloplastic (The sequence of the model RefSeq protein was modified relative to this genomic sequence to represent the inferred CDS: inserted 1 base in 1 codon), with the protein MLASSGSIFHLRTGSSSPQLSLKKSSNQPKPKLNAAPITWFNTRCSAAAKKSSSSSVNVLDKKFLGTRLRASGSVRLHFWQSDGPGRTPKLLVGKVRSALSSVPEKPLGLYDPSFDKDSCGVGFVAELSGESSRKTVTDALEMLVRMAHRGACGCEANTGDGAGILVALPHQFYKEAAKDLGFELPSPGEYAVGMFFLPSSDTRRDESKNVFTKVAESLGHTVLGWRRVPTDNTDLGQSALQTEPVVEQVFLTPAPESQVDLEQQMYILRRVSMIALRAALNLEYGGAKDFYICSLSSRTVVYKGQLKPIQLKDYYYADIGNERFTSYMALIHSRFSTNTFPSWDRAQPMRVLGHNGEINTLRGNVNWMKAREGLLKCKELGLSTNELKMLLPIVDASSSDSGAFDGVLELLVRAGRSLPEAIMMMIPEAWQNDKNMDSDRKALYEYFSALMEPWDGPALISFTDGRYLGATLDRNGLRPGRFYVTHSGRVIMASEVGVVDIPPEDVSRKGRLNPGMMLLVDFEKHIVVDDDALKQQYSLARPYGEWLKRQKIELKDIVDSVHESERALPLIAGVIPASSNDGNMENMGIHGLLAPLKAFGYTVEALEMLLLPMAKDGVEALGSMGNDTPLAVMSNREKLTFEYFKQMFAQVTNPPIDPIREKIVTSMECMIGPEGDLTETTEEQCHRLSLKGPLLSIEETEAIKKMNYRGWQSKVLDITYSKDRGSKGLEETLDRICAEAHDAIKEGYTLLVLSDRAFSPKRVAVSSLLAVGAVHQHLVKKLERTQVGLIVETAEPREVHHFCTLVGFGADGICPYLAIEAVWRLQVDGKIPPKASGEFHSKEELVKRYFKASNYGMMKVLAKMGISTLASYKGAQIFEALGLSSEVIDRCFAGTPSRVEGATFEMLARDALHLHELAFPSRAFPPGSAEAVALPNPGNYHWRKGGELHLNDPLAIAKLQEAARTNSVAAYKEYSKLIHELNKGCNLRGLLKFKEAKEKVPLDEVEPASEIVKRFCTGAMSYGSISLEAHTTLAIAMNKIGGKSNTGEGGEQPSRMEPLADGSRNPKRSAIKQVASGRFGVSSYYLTNADELQIKMAQGAKPGEGGELPGHKVVGEIAVTRNSTAGVGLISPPPHHDIYSIEDLAQLIHDLKNSNPAARISVKLVSEAGVGVVASGVVKGHADHVLISGHDGGTGASRWTGIKNAGLPWELGLAETHQTLVANDLRGRTVLQTDGQLKTGRDVAIAALLGAEEFGFSTAPLITLGCIMMRKCHKNTCPVGIATQDPVLREKFAGEPEHVINFFFMVAEEMREIMSQLGLRTVREMVGRSDMLEVDKQVTKNNEKLDNIDLSLVLRPAAELRPEAAQYCVQKQDHGLDMALDQELISLSTAALEKSLPVYIETPIYNVNRAVGTMLSHEVTKRYQMAGLPADTIHIKFTGSAGQSLGAFLCPGITLELEGDSNDYVGKGLSGGKIVVYPPRESKFDPKENIVIGNVALYGATXGEAYFNGMAAERFCVRNSGAKAVVEGVGDHGCEYMTGGTVVVLGKTGRNFAAGMSGGIAYVLDVDGKFQSRCNTELVDLDKVEQEEDIMTLRMMIQQHQRHTNSQLAKEILVNFENLLPKFIKVFPREYKRVLANMKAEEASKEAVEHASEEADEQDEGELLKKDAFEELKKLASASFNGTSNQKVEEAEPLKRPTQVTNAVKHRGFVSYEREGVHYRDPNVRMNDWKEVMEESEPGPLLKTQSARCMDCGTPFCHQENSGCPLGNKIPEFNELVYQNRWREALDRLLETNNFPEFTGRVCPAPCEGSCVLGIIENPVSIKSIECAIIDKAFEEGWMVPRPPLKRTGKRVAIVGSGPAGLAAADQLNRMGHTVTVYERADRIGGLMMYGVPNMKADKVDVVQRRVNLMAQEGVNFVVNASVGTDPLYSLDRLREENDSVVLAVGATKPRDLSVPGRELSGVHFAMEFLHANTKSLLDSNLQDGNYISAKGKKVVVIGGGDTGTDCIGTSIRHGCSSIVNLELLPEPPRTRAPGNPWPQWPRIFRVDYGHQEAATKFGKDPRSYEVLTKRFIGDENGVVKGLEIVRLQWEKDASGKLQRKEVEGSEEIIEADLVLLAMGFLGPEPTAAEKLGLEQDNRSNIKADYGRFSTNVDGVFAAGDCRRGQSLVVWAISEGRQAAAQVDKYLTREEKDLEVSPVIKEDLIKRHHDLNKRHQDSSKHTVMT; encoded by the exons GTTGCGGAGTCTCTTGGGCATACTGTTCTTGGGTGGCGACGTGTGCCAACAGATAACACAGATCTGGGCCAGTCTGCCTTGCAAACAGAACCTGTGGTTGAGCAAGTGTTCCTTACCCCAGCTCCTGAGTCACAAGTTGATTTGGAGCAGCAG ATGTACATACTGAGAAGGGTTTCAATGATTGCTTTAAGAGCTGCTTTAAACCTTGAGTATGGGGGTGCCAAGGACTTCTATATCTGTTCACTTTCCTCAAG GACTGTTGTTTACAAAGGTCAGTTAAAGCCAATTCAGTTGAAGGATTATTATTACGCAGATATTGGCAATGAAAGGTTTACGAGCTACATGGCCCTG ATCCACTCTCGATTCTCAACAAATACATTTCCTAGCTGGGATCGTGCTCAACCTATGCGTGTCTTGGGCCACAATGGAGAAATTAACACTCTTAGAGGCAATGTAAACTG GATGAAGGCCCGTGAGGGTCTATTAAAGTGTAAGGAGCTTGGTCTCTCAACTAATGAGTTAAAGATGCTTCTACCAATTGTTGATGCCAGTTCATCTGATTCAG GAGCTTTTGATGGCGTCCTTGAGCTTCTGGTTCGAGCTGGTAGAAGTCTTCCTGAAGCAATTATGATGATGATTCCTGAAGCATGGCAAAATGACAAGAATATGGACTCTGATCGAAAGGCACTGTATGAATATTTCTCAGCTCTGATGGAGCCATGGGATGGCCCAGCTCTTATATCAT TTACTGATGGCCGCTATCTGGGAGCAACTTTGGACCGCAATGGGCTGCGACCTGGACGTTTCTATGTCACCCACAGTGGACGAGTTATCATGGCCAGTGAAGTTGGTGTAGTAGACATTCCACCTGAAGATGTGAGTAGGAAAGGCAGGCTAAACCCTGGCATGATGCTTTTAGTGGATTTTGAGAAGCatattgttgttgatgatgacGCCTTGAAGCAGCAATACTCACTGGCAAGGCCTTATGGCGAGTGGCTTAAAAGGCAAAAAATTGAACTCAAGGATATAGTTGACTCTGTTCATGAATCTGAAAGGGCCCTTCCTCTTATTGCGGGAGTGATTCCT GCGTCTAGCAATGATGGCAACATGGAAAACATGGGCATTCATGGTTTACTGGCTCCATTGAAAGCTTTTGG TTACACTGTTGAAGCTTTGGAAATGTTGTTGCTACCCATGGCAAAAGATGGTGTAGAAGCCCTTGGTTCTATGGGAAATGATACTCCCTTGGCTGTAATGTCTAACAGAGAAAAGCTCACTTTTGAGTACTTCAAGCAAATGTTTGCCCAAGTAACAAATCCTCCAATTGATCCTATTCGGGAGAAGATAGTCACCTCCATGGAATGCATGATTGGTCCAGAAGGTGACCTGACGGAGACCACTGAAGAACAATGTCATCGTCTTTCTTTAAAAGGTCCTCTTTTATCTATCGAAGAAACAGAAGCAATAAAAAAGATGAATTATAGAGGTTGGCAAAGCAAAGTTCTAGACATAACTTATTCTAAGGACCGAGGTAGCAAGGGACTGGAGGAGACACTGGATAGGATATGTGCTGAAGCACATGATGCAATTAAGGAGGGTTATACATTACTTGTGCTTTCTGACAGAG CTTTCTCACCTAAGCGTGTTGCTGTAAGCTCCCTCTTGGCTGTTGGTGCTGTACATCAACATCTAGTTAAAAAGCTTGAGCGAACTCAAGTTGGGTTGATAGTTGAAACTGCTGAGCCACGTGAAGTACACCATTTCTGTACACTGGTTGGATTTGGTGCAGATGGTATATGCCCATACTTGGCTATAGAAGCTGTTTGGAGATTGCAGGTTGATGGAAAGATCCCACCGAAAGCAAGTGGTGAGTTTCACTCCAAGGAAGAACTGGTAAAGAGGTACTTCAAAGCAAGCAACTATGGAATGATGAAGGTTCTTGCCAAGATGGGGATATCAACTTTGGCATCTTATAAGGGTGCTCAGATTTTTGAAGCACTGGGTCTTTCATCAGAAGTGATCGACAGGTGCTTTGCAGGAACCCCAAGTAGAGTTGAGGGTGCAACATTTGAGATGCTTGCACGTGATGCGCTTCATCTGCATGAGTTGGCATTTCCTTCTCGAGCTTTCCCTCCTGGAAGTGCGGAAGCTGTTGCACTGCCAAACCCAGGGAATTATCATTGGAGGAAAGGTGGTGAACTTCACTTGAATGATCCCCTTGCCATAGCAAAGCTGCAAGAGGCTGCCCGAACTAACAGTGTAGCTGCCTACAAAGAATATTCCAAGCTTATTCATGAGTTGAATAAAGGCTGCAATTTGCGGGGGCTCTTGAAATTTAAAGAGGCAAAGGAAAAAGTTCCTTTGGATGAAGTGGAACCTGCCAGCGAAATTGTCAAACGGTTCTGTACTGGGGCCATGAGTTATGGATCAATATCATTGGAGGCACACACAACATTGGCTATTGCTATGAATAAGATTGGAGGAAAGTCGAATACAG GTGAGGGAGGTGAGCAGCCATCTCGCATGGAGCCTCTTGCAGATGGCTCAAGGAACCCAAAAAGGAGTGCAATTAAGCAGGTTGCAAGTGGGAGATTTGGAGTTTCGAGTTATTACCTTACTAATGCTGATGAATTACAGATAAAAATGGCTCAG GGGGCCAAGCCTGGTGAAGGAGGTGAGCTTCCTGGACACAAAGTTGTAGGAGAAATTGCGGTCACCAGAAATTCTACTGCTGGGGTGGGACTTATAAGTCCTCCTCCACATCATGATATTTATTCAATTGAAGATCTTGCCCAATTAATTCATGATCTTAAG AACTCCAACCCCGCAGCTCGAATTAGTGTGAAGTTGGTATCTGAAGCTGGCGTGGGAGTAGTTGCTAGTGGAGTGGTGAAGGGGCATGCTGACCACGTTCTGATCTCAGGTCATGATGGAGGAACAGGGGCCTCTAGATGGACTGGAATCAAGAATGCTGGGCTCCCATGGGAACTTGGTTTGGCCGAAACTCACCAGACATTGGTTGCTAATGACCTTCGTGGTCGAACAGTTCTCCAGACAGATGGCCAACTTAAAACTGGAAGAGATGTGGCCATAGCTGCACTTCTTGGTGCTGAAGAATTTGGCTTCAGCACAGCACCTCTCATTACTCTTGGCTGCATCATGATGCGAAAGTGCCACAAGAATACCTGCCCTGTGGGCATTGCTACCCAAGATCCAGTACTTCGAGAGAAATTTGCTGGAGAACCGGAACATGTTATTAACTTTTTCTTCATGGTAGCAGAGGAAATGAGGGAAATTATGTCACAACTTGGACTTCGAACTGTAAGAGAGATGGTTGGCCGTTCAGATATGCTTGAAGTGGATAAACAAGTGACTAAGAACAATGAGAAGCTGGACAATATTGATCTCTCTTTAGTACTTAGACCTGCTGCTGAACTTCGACCTGAAGCTGCACAGTACTGTGTCCAGAAACAGGATCATGGCTTGGATATGGCACTGGACCAAGAACTTATTTCACTGTCTACAGCTGCATTAGAAAAGAGTCTTCCTGTGTACATTGAAACACCAATCTACAATGTGAACCGTGCTGTTGGAACAATGCTTAGTCACGAAGTGACTAAACGCTATCAAATGGCAGGGCTTCCTGCAGATACCATCCATATCAAATTCACTGGAAGTGCAGGTCAGAGCCTTGGAGCATTCCTCTGCCCTGGAATAACACTGGAGCTTGAAGGTGACAGCAATGACTATGTCGGTAAAGGGTTATCTGGTGGCAAGATTGTAGTTTATCCTCCAAGGGAAAGCAAGTTTGATCCAAAAGAAAACATTGTAATAGGTAATGTGGCTCTCTATGGCGCAA GTGGGGAGGCATATTTCAATGGGATGGCAGCAGAAAGATTTTGTGTTCGTAATTCTGGGGCTAAGGCCGTTGTTGAAGGAGTTGGTGATCATGGATGTGAGTACATGACTGGTGGGACTGTTGTTGTACTTGGAAAAACTGGCAGAAATTTTGCTGCAGGTATGAGCGGTGGTATTGCATATGTTCTTGATGTGGATGGAAAATTCCAATCTCGATGCAATACTGAGCTTGTAGATCTTGATAAAGTTGAACAAGAAGAGGATATAATGACTCTTAGAATGATGATACAGCAACATCAGCGTCACACAAACAGCCAGCTTGCCAAAGAAATACTTGTTAACTTTGAGAATCTTCTGCCTAAATTCATTAAAGTTTTCCCTAGGGAGTATAAACGGGTTCTTGCAAACATGAAAGCAGAGGAAGCCTCCAAGGAAGCTGTTGAACATGCTTCTGAAGAAGCTGATGAACAAGATGAGGGAGAATTATTGAAAAAAGATGCTTTTGAAGAGCTTAAGAAGTTAGCATCTGCATCTTTTAATGGAACATCCAATCAG AAGGTAGAAGAGGCTGAACCATTGAAGAGGCCTACTCAGGTTACCAATGCAGTCAAACATCGAGGGTTTGTATCATATGAGCGTGAGGGTGTTCATTACAGGGATCCTAATGTTCGGATGAATGACTGGAAGGAGGTTATGGAGGAATCAGAACCTGGCCCACTTTTAAAGACTCAGTCAGCCCGCTGCATGGACTGCGGTACTCCTTTCTGCCATCAG GAGAATTCTGGATGTCCTCTTGGAAACAAAATACCtgaatttaatgagttagtGTACCAAAATAGGTGGCGTGAGGCATTAGATCGTCTCCTTGAGACAAATAACTTCCCAGAGTTTACTGGCCGAGTGTGCCCTGCACCTTGTGAAGGTTCTTGTGTCCTGGGCATTATTGAGAATCCTGTATCTATCAAGAGCATTGAATGTGCCATTATAGACAAGGCCTTTGAGGAGGGATGGATGGTACCACGGCCTCCCCTGAAGAGAACTGG AAAAAGAGTTGCAATTGTTGGAAGTGGACCAGCTGGCTTGGCTGCTGCTGATCAGCTAAACAGAATGGGACATACGGTGACTGTGTATGAGCGTGCTGACAGAATTGGAGGACTTATGATGTATGGTGTTCCAAACATGAAGGCTGACAAAGTGGATGTAGTTCAACGGCGGGTGAACCTTATGGCTCAAGAAGGTGTCAATTTTGTGGTTAATGCTAGTGTTGGAACTGATCCCTTGTATTCTCTTGATCGGCTCCGAGAGGAGAATGATTCTGTTGTTTTGGCAGTAGGAGCCACAAAACCAAG GGACCTTTCTGTACCAGGACGGGAGCTATCAGGAGTCCATTTTGCTATGGAGTTTCTTCATGCAAATACTAAAAGCTTGCTTGATAGCAACCTCCAGGATGGTAACTACATCTCTGCAAAGGGAAAGAAAGTAGTGGTCATTGGTGGAGGTGACACTGGCACGGATTGCATAGGGACATCTATCCGTCATGGATGTAGTAGCATTGTAAATCTAGAGCTTCTCCCTGAGCCACCACGAACTAGGGCCCCAGGCAACCCTTGGCCACAG TGGCCTCGTATATTCCGGGTGGACTATGGGCATCAGGAAGCTGCAACCAAGTTTGGAAAAGACCCAAGATCTTATGAGGTATTGACCAAGCGATTTATTGGAGATGAGAATGGGGTTGTCAAAGGGCTTGAAATTGTACGTCTCCAATGGGAGAAGGATGCTAGTGGGAAGTTGCAGCGCAAGGAAGTTGAGGGCTCTGAGGAGATCATCGAGGCTGACCTTGTTCTACTAGCCATGGGATTTCTTGGCCCTGAGCCG ACAGCAGCAGAGAAGTTGGGTTTGGAGCAAGACAATCGATCAAACATCAAGGCAGACTATGGCCGTTTCTCAACCAATGTAGATGGGGTCTTTGCTGCAGGTGATTGTCGGCGTGGCCAGTCTTTGGTAGTATGGGCAATCTCTGAAGGCCGGCAAGCTGCTGCACAGGTTGATAAATATCTTACAAGGGAGGAAAAGGACCTTGAAGTTAGCCCTGTTATCAAGGAAGACCTTATCAAGAGGCACCATGACCTTAACAAGAGGCACCAAGATAGCAGCAAACACACTGTAATGACATAG